The nucleotide window GGGCCACACTGCGCTGCCCAGGCCTGCCGCTGCCAGGCCTGGGTGCCAGGCCTGCGCTGCCAGACCTGCGCTGCCAGACCTGCATAGCCTGCTGCCAGGTCCTGCTGCTGCCAGGCCTGCTGCTGCCAGGCCTGCGCTGCCCCAGGACACTGCACTGCTTGGACCTGCGCTGCCAGGCCTGCGCTGCCGGAGCCTGCTGCTGCCAGGCCTGCGCTGCCAGGCCTTGCTGCCTGCCAGTGCTCTTTTCCTGCCGTTGGCTGCTGCTGCCAGCCTGCGCCTGCTCAGGCCTGCTGCTGCTCAGGCCTGCGCTGCCCAGGCCTGCGCTGCCCAGGCCTGCTGCTGCCGGCCACTGCTGCTACCAGCCCGCATGCTGCCAGGAGCCCTGCGCTGCAGGCCTGCGCTGCCAGGCCTGCTTTGCTGCCCAGGCCTGACTGCACTCTTAGGCCTGCTGTGAGCCTGCGCTGCCAGGCCTGCTGCGCCAGAGCCTGCTGCTGCCAGGCCCTGCTGCCCAGGCCTGCTGCTGCCAGGCCTGCGCTGCCAGGCCTGCACTGCCAGGCCTGCGCTGCCCAGGCCTGCTGCTGCCAGGACCCTGCTGCCAGAGCTGCTGCACTGTAGCCTGCTGCTGCCAGGCCTGCGCTGCCAAGGCCTGCTGCTGCAAAGAGCCTGCGCTGCCAGCCTGCTACTGCCAGGCCTGCGCTGCCAGGCCTGTGCTGGGCCTGCTGCTGCCAGGCCTGCTGCTGCTAGGCCTGCTGCTGTGGGGTCTGCTGCTGCTTGCAGGCCACTGCTGCTGCCCAGGCCTGCTGCTGCCCTGGACCTGCTGCTGCCAGGCCCTGCGCTGCCAGGCCTGCTGCTGCCAGGCTTCGCTGCTGCCAGGCCTGCTGCTGCCAGGACCTGCTGCTGCCAGGCCTGCTGCTGCCCCTAGGCCGCTGCTGCCAAGACCTGCTGCTGTGGCCCGGCCCTGGGCTTCGCCAGAGCCTGCAGGATGGAGCCTGCGCTGAGGCCACTGCGCTGCCAGGCCTGCGCTGCCCGGCCTGCGCTGTGGGCCTGCTGCGCAGGCCTGCACTGCCAAGGCCTGCTGCCAGGCCTGCATCTGCCAGGCCTGCACGCCAGGCCTGTAAATTTCTGCTGGGGCCTGCTGTTGCTGGCCTGCTGCTGGACCACTGCTGCATCCAGGCCTCGCTGCTGCCAGCCTGCACTGCCAGAGCCTGCTGCGCCAGACCTGCTGCTGCTGGGCCTGCTGCTCGCTATCTTTGTGCAAGTTTTCTCTGCTCCAGGCCTGCTGCGAGACCTGCACTGCGCCATACAGTATGCTGCTGCCAGGCCTGCGCTGCCAGGCCTGCTGCTGCCAGGCCTGCGCTGCCAATGCCAGGCCTGCACTGCCAGGCCTGGGCTGCCAGCCTGCACTGCCCAGGCCTTGTGCGTACGCTGTGTGGCCTGCTGCTGCCAGTCCTGCGCTGCTCAGGCTGCACTACCGTGGCCTGCGCTGCCCAATGACTACGCTGTCCAGGCCTGCTGCTGCGGGGCTGCTGCTGCCAGGAATCCTGCGCTGCCAGGCCTGCACTGGCATTGGACCTGCTGCTGCCGGACCTGCTGCTGCCAGGTATCCTTCGCTGCGGTCCTGGTCTTTGCCAGGCCCGTCTGCCAGGTCCTGCGCTGGGCTGGTGGCTGGGCCTCCGctggaggctgctgctgccagGCCTGCTGCTGCCCAGGCCTTGCCAGGCCTGCACTGCCAGGCCTGCGCTGCCAGGCCTGCTGCTGCCAACTGCGGACTGCCGGGCCTGTTGCTGCCTAGGCCTGCCTGCCAGGCCGGCTGCTgccaggctgctgctgctgccggtCCTGCGCTGCCAGGCCTGCGCTGCCGGGCCTGCTGCTGCTGAGGCCTGCTGCTGCCAGGCCTGCGCTGCTGGACCTGCTGCTACCAGGCCTGCTGCTCCAGCTGCTGCTGCCCAGGCTCTGCGCTTTCTTGCCTCTGCTGCTGGCTAGGCCTGCGCTGCAGGGCCAGGCCTGCGCTCCAGGCGCCTGCTGCTGCCAGGCCTGCGTGTGCGCTGAGACTGCCTTATGATATCACCCTGCCAGAATATCTTTCTTGCTGGATATCTGCCAGGACTGCTGCTGCCAGGCCTGCGCTGCCAGGCCTGCATGCTGCCAGGCCTGCGCTGCCAGCCTGCTGCTGAACCACCTGCTGGCTGCACTTGCCAGGCCTGCTGCTGCTATTTCTTTGTAGGGCTGCGCTGCCAGGCCTGCGCTGCAGGCCTGCTGCTGCCAGGCCTGGGCTGCCAGGCCTGCGCTGCCAGGCCTGCGCTGCCCAGGCTGCCAGGCCTGCTGGTGCCAGGCCTGCACTGCTGGACCAGGCCTGCTGCTGCCACTGTGGACCTGCCGCTGCCAGGTCTACGCTGCCAGGCCTCGCACTGCCCAGAGCCTGCTGCTGCCAGGCCTGCGCTTTGCCTAGTGCTGCTGCCAGGCCTGCGCACATGCCACTGGCTCCCCAGGCCTGCTACATGCCAGGCCCACTGCTGCCAGGCTGAGGCCAGCTGCTCGCTGCCAGGCCTGCTGCGCTCTTCAGGCCTGCACTTTCTGCCAGGCCTGCCTGCTGCCGGGCCTGCACTGCAGTCTGCTGTGCGCCTGCTGGGTACCCCTGCGCCACATGTACTGCTGCCAGGCTGCACTGCCAGGCCTGCACTGCTTGGGCACCGCTGCTGCCCAGGCCTGCTGCTGCCAGGCGGCTTACCAGATGCCTGCCTGTAGTGCCTGAGACACATCTGCCCAGACCTCTCGGCAAGCCTGCACTGGAGCCGCTGCTGCCAGGCCTGCTGCCCCGCCAGGCCTGCACTGCCGGGCCGCCGGACTGCCCATGGCCGCTGCGGGCCTGCTGCTGCCAGGCCTGCGCTGCCAGGCCTGCTGCTGCCGGTCTACGCACTGCCGGCTGCTGCTGCCAGGCCTGCTGCTGCCAGGCCTGCTGCCGCTCGGGCCCTGACTGCTGCCGGGCCTTGCTGCTGCCAGGCCTGCACCGCACTGGAATACTGCTGCCAGGCCTGCTGCTGCCAGGCCTGCTGCTGCCAGGCCTGCGCTGCCAGGCCTTACGCTGCCAGCCTGCGCTCCgggcctgctgccattcctgctGCTGCCAGGCCCTGCGCTGCCAGCCTGCGCTACCAGACCTGCGCTGCGGGTCCTGCTGCTGCCAGGCCCTGCACTGCCAGGCCTGCACTGCCAGGCCGCTGCTGCCAGGCTGCTCTGGGCCTGCTGCTGCCACTGGCCGGCTGCTGCTGCCAGGCCTGACAGCACTGCTGCCAGGCCTGCGCTGCCAGGCCTGCGCTGCCAGGCCTGCTGCTGCCAGGCCTGCACTGCTGCGGGACCTGACCTGCTGCTGCAGGCCTGCGCTGCCAGCCTGCTCTGCCAGGCTCTGCGCTGCCAGACCTGCTGCTGCCGGGCCTGCGCTGCCAGGCCTGCTGCTGCCAGGCCTGCGCTGCCAGGCCTGCCACGGCCTGCTGCTGCCAGCTCTAACTGCTCATGGCCTGCTGTTGCTGGGCCTGACTGCTGCAGGCACTGCTGCTGCCACCTGCACTGAGGCCTTGCGCTGCCGGGCCTGCATCTGCCAGGCCTGCACTGCCAGCCCTGCTGCAAGGCCACTGCTGCACTGCCACCTGCTGCAGCCTGCTGTCCACCTGCGCGCCGCCCTGCTGCCGGCTGCTGGCTGGGCCGCTGCCCCTGCTGCCACCTGAGCCTGCTGGCCTTGGCCTGCTGCTCGCCGGCCTGCTGCTGCCGGCCTGCACTGCGCCGCCAGCCTGCGCTGCCCAGCCTGCTGCTGCCAGGCCTGCGCTGCCAGGCCTGCTGCTGCCCCGGGTCCTGCTGCAGGCCTGCTGCTGCCCGGGCCTGCTGCTGCCAGCCTGCTGCTGCTAGGCCTGCACTGCTGCTAGGCCTGCTGCCGGGCCTGCTGCTGCCAGGCCTGCTGCTGCCAGGCCTGCGCTGCCGGCCTGCTGCTGCCAGGCCTGCTGCTGCCAGGCCTGCTGCTGAGGCCTGCTGCGTGCCCAGGACCTGCTGCTGCTAGGCCTGCTGCTGCTGGGCCTGCTTATGCTGCGCGGCCTCGGGCTGCTCAGACCTGCGGGCCAGGCCTGCGCTGCCAGGCCTGCACTGGCAGGCCTGCGCTGCCCAGGCCTGCGCTGCCAGGCCTGCCGCCCAGGCCTGCCTACCAGGCCTGCGCTGCAAGGCCTGTCGCTGCCAGGCCTGCGCTGCCAGGCCTGCGCTGCCAGGCCATGCTGCTGCCAGGCCTGCACTGTTGCCTAGGCCTGCTGCTGCCAGGCCTGCTGCTGCCAGACCTGCTGCTGCCAGGCCTGCACTGCGGGGCCTGCTGCTGCTCGAGGCCCTGCTGCTGCCAGGCCTGCTGCTGCCAGGCCCTGCGCTCTTGCCAGGCCTGCTGCTGCCAGGCCTGCGCTGCCAGACATACGCTGCCAGGCCTGCGCTGCCAGGCCTGCTGCTGCCAAGGCCTGCTGCTGCCAGGCCTGCTGCTGCCAGGCCTGCGCTGCCCAGATCTTGCACTGCCAGGGCCTGCATGCCAGAGCCTCGCACTGCCAGGCCTGCAATGCCAGGCCTGCTGCACTGCCAGGCCTGCTGCTGCCCAGGCCTGCACTGCCAGGCCCTGCGCTGCCAGGCCGTCTGCTGCCAAGGCCTGACTGCTGCCAGGGCTGCTGCTGCCAGGCCCTGCGCTGCCAGGCACCTGCAGTGCCAGGCCTCTGCTGCCAGGCCTGCGCTGCCAGATCTGCACTGCCAGGCCTCAGTGCCAGGCCTGCGCTGCCGGCCTGCTGTGCCGGGCCTGCTGCTGCCAGGCCTGCGCTGCCAGGCCTGCGTCTCCAGGCCTGCACTGCCAGGCCTGCTGCTGCCAGGCCTGCTGCTGGCCTGCGCTGACGCCTGAACTGCGCTGCCAGGCCTGCGCTGCCAGGCCTGCACTGCCAGGCCTGCACTGCAGCCTGCTGCTGCCAGCCTGCGCTGCCAGCGCCTCCAGGCCTGCGCTGCCAGCCCTGCTGACTGCCAGGCCCTGCTGCCAGGCCTGCTGCTGCCAGGCCTGCTGCTGCCCAGGCTACTGCCTGCCAGGCCTGCGCTGCCAGGCCTGCTGCCGTTAGTCCGCTGCTATGCCGGCCTGCTGCTGCCAGGCCTGCTGCTGCCAGGCCTGCACTTGCCAGGCCTGCACTGCCAGGCCTGCTGCCTGCGGCCTGCTGCCGGCTGCTGCTGCcaggcctgctgctgctgctgctgctgctgctgctgccgctgctgctgctgctgctgctgcttactGCTGCTgtcgtgctgctgctgctgctgctgctcctgctgctgctgctgctgctgtgctgctcgctgctgctattgctgctgctgctggtcctGCTGGtcctgctgctcctgctgctgctgctgctgctgctgctgctgctgctgcactgctgctgctgctgctgctgctgcctgctgctgctgtctGCTGCTTTGCTGCTTTGCTCCTGCTGCTCCCAGTGCACTGCTGCTATTCTTGCTTACTGCTGCTACTGGTCGCTACTATTACtagtgctactactactactactgctactgctactcacCACCAATAAGGCCCGAGCCAGAATAGTACGTTTGGCAgtgttgtttgttgtttttgttgttgttgtcataaagAACtcaaaaaacacaaacacacacacacacacacacacggggccTTGTCGTCTCTATTGGATTGGGCATTCATCGCTCTTCATTGCCAAGCTACCTCTTATTAggaccctcacacacacacacacacacacacacacacacacacacacacacacacacacacacacacacacacacacacacacacacattgaacagcacactaaacacacacaccactacacacgcacagtgatcacacacacactgtgcctgGCTGCTAGAGGCTCATTCATCCAGGGGctataggggaggaggagagacaggctgTGCCAGCCACTATTAACACTGAGTTGGATTGATCCCATCCCCTGCACGTGGCACGTAGTGCGTAGTACGTGTCTTCTCGTGGCGTGCTCGTGCTTCGTAGCCGTAGTCGCTACTATAGGACACTCGCTAGCTCCCAGACCCCATCTCCATTTGTAACAGTTAATAAAACACAGCGTTTCTTTCTTCTCCGGCGTCTCCCGTAATGGAGTGGGAACTCCATGCACATCTTCCTGTAATGGTAATGGGCTGTTTAGCTATTCTGTGTTCGTAAGACTTCAACAAGACTCATATTGTTATGTTTCTTATTCTCCTCCAGACCATAAATAAAAGCAGCTTCATTTCTAAGTCGCTGACTTCATTATTTTCATGTTTTGTATCTTCGATATCTTATGAATATGAAAATATTGCGAAAATGAGTCAAAAAATGTGTAAATATTCATGTTAATACTCCATTCGCCTTCTTCACTTTACACTGGCACTACACTACCATCAGGTGGAAAATAAAAAGATAAAACAGACCCCCAAAAAGCATTTGTGTGTTGTTGGTGGTCCTCTCCACCCTACAACCTTGTTGGTGTCTCTCTTCTGGCTCAGTCAAAACCCTTTATAGCCATAAAACACTGCTCTCTCTCC belongs to Coregonus clupeaformis isolate EN_2021a unplaced genomic scaffold, ASM2061545v1 scaf5995, whole genome shotgun sequence and includes:
- the LOC123490964 gene encoding spidroin-2-like — translated: MQALAVQDLGSAGLAAAGLAAAGLGSSRPGSAGLAAYVWQRRPGSSRPGKSAGPGSSRPGSSRASSSSRPRSAGLAAAGLAAAGLAAAGLGNSAGLAAAWPGSAGLAAQAWQRQALQRRPGRQAWAAGLAAQAWAAQACQCRPGSAGLARRSEQPEAAQHKQASAAGLAAAGLAAAGRQRRPGSSRPGSSRPGSRPSSSAGLAAAGWQQQARAAAGLQQDPGQQQAWQRRPGSSRLGSAGWRRSAGRQQQAGEQQAKASRLRWQQGQRPSQQPAAGRRAGGQQAAAGGSAAVALQQGWQCRPGRCRPGSARPQCRWQQQCLQQSGPATAGHEQLELAAAGRGRPGSAGLAAAGLAAQARQQQVWQRRAWQSRLAAQACSSRSGPAAVQAWQQQAWQRRPGSAGLAAVLSGLAAAAGQWQQQAQSSLAAAAWQCRPGSAGPGSSRTRSAGLVAQAGSAGPGSSRNGSRPGAQAGSVRPGSAGLAAAGLAAAGLAAVFQCGAGLAAARPGSSQGPSGSRPGSSRPGSSSRQCVDRQQQAWQRRPGSSRPAAAMGSPAARQCRPGGAAGLAAAAPVQACREVWADVSQALQAGIW